From a region of the Dictyostelium discoideum AX4 chromosome 2 chromosome, whole genome shotgun sequence genome:
- a CDS encoding HPP family protein, giving the protein MNEIEVDNLSHTNKNVATDNINNNNNDIELETIPNDSNNSNNNNNNNNNNNNNNNNNNNNNNNSNSNDIELETEPNNSNNNNNNNNNNNNNNNNNNNNNNNNNNNNNNKNENNNKIKNEKINILLSIKLYFIQYFKKWKGGEKSPVRADLEEIGWSWLSSFIGILVLALLHYRVTVEKETIFLLGSFAASAVLIFGAPKSPLAQPRNLVLGHIVSATVGSIIRVALVYTNAQTEVACALAVSLAIVGMHFTKSIHPPGGATALICVMSAEQRWRGFYYIFVPVASGSLTMLLTALIVNNFARKRKYPVFWW; this is encoded by the coding sequence aTGAACGAAATAGAAGTTGATAATTTATCTCATACCAATAAAAATGTTGCAactgataatattaataataacaataatgataTAGAATTAGAAACAATACCAAacgatagtaataatagtaataataataataataataataataataataataataataataataataataataataataataataatagtaatagtaacgATATAGAATTAGAAACAGAAcctaataatagtaataataataataataataataataataataataataataataataataataataataataataataataataataataataataataataaaaatgaaaataataataaaattaaaaatgaaaaaataaatatattattatcaattaagttatattttattcaatATTTTAAGAAATGGAAAGGTGGAGAGAAATCACCAGTTAGAGCAGATCTTGAAGAGATTGGATGGTCATGGTTATCTTCATTTATTGGTATATTGGTATTAGCATTATTACATTATAGGGTAACTGTTGAAAAAGAGACTATATTTTTACTAGGTTCATTTGCAGCATCTGCtgtattaatttttggtGCTCCAAAATCACCATTAGCTCAACCAAGAAATTTAGTACTTGGACATATAGTATCAGCAACTGTTGGTTCAATCATTAGAGTTGCATTGGTTTATACAAATGCTCAAACTGAAGTAGCATGTGCTTTAGCGGTCAGTTTAGCAATTGTCGGAATGCATTTCACAAAATCAATACATCCACCTGGTGGTGCCACTGCCTTGATTTGTGTTATGAGTGCCGAGCAACGTTGGAGaggtttttattatatattcgTACCTGTGGCATCAGGTTCTTTAACAATGTTATTAACTGCattaattgttaataattttgcaagaaaaagaaagtatCCTGTATTTTGGTggtaa